The genomic region TTCCACATTGATGCGTTCCGCGGATTGCAAGCGGAAGCCCGTCTCGGCAGGCACACTTGCCTGGTTCGCAGCGGATGCAGAAGACTTGGCTGCCTGCGGAACGCTGCCATCTTCAACAGACTGTGCCGTTGTCTGGGTTTGCGAAGCAGCAGGTGGTTGTTGATCGCGCTGCCAGGAATCCCACAGCATCAGAATGGAAAATGAAAAAATCACGAACAGAATCAGGCGCTTGGTATCCATAAATCTCTTAATCTATTGTAATGGGCCATGGCCTCATGGCACAGGGTCATGGCCGCCATCATGCCATGGATGGCACTTGGATAAACGGCATATTGTAAAAAACGCTCCACGCCATGCGCCATGCTTTTGTATGGCTTCTACGGCATATTGTGAGCAAGTCGGGTAAAAACGGCATCGCTGCCCCAGCAAAGGACTCAAAGTCCATTGGTATAACTTGATCAATCCTACCAGCAGCCTGGCTAACATTCGGGCTGCTC from Methylobacillus flagellatus KT harbors:
- the yidD gene encoding membrane protein insertion efficiency factor YidD, which gives rise to MLARLLVGLIKLYQWTLSPLLGQRCRFYPTCSQYAVEAIQKHGAWRGAFFTICRLSKCHPWHDGGHDPVP